The nucleotide window TAAAACCCCTATAAAAATGCCGCCGCCAGCCGCTCCCAAAGTCCCTTTTTGCGTTGATGGCAGGGAAGTAAGCAACACCGTTATACCGATCATATTATAGGCGACGTATAAGAAGGTATTGAGAAGCCAGTTCGTGCCAATAAGGCCCTGGGCCGGGGCCGGAACGGCCGGAGGGGAAGAAGCGGCGAAGGATAAACTTAAACTTATCACTACCGTTACTATTGTAATAAGCATTACAGGTACCAGCAGCAAATTTAACATGATCAGGCCGCGGCCCTGTCCCAGGCAGGCCAGGAGGGATAAAAGACCGCAGGCCGCCATGCCAAAGAGTGGATTTATTCTAAAATATTCCTTAACCAATGCTCCCGAACCCGCAAGCATAACGGCAAGGCCGCCAAATAAAAAAAGGGCGGTGGCCAAATCGGCCGGTTTTTCCCAGCTTCCCAGGAGCCTGGACAAAAAATCATGATAACTGCGGGTACACCACTGTAACGCCAGACGGCGCACCCAGGCGGCCATGAAAGTCAAAAGGCCCCCCATCAAAATTACGGCTTCATCTGCCCTGGACCCCAGGACTAAAAAAAAGCGGACCAGTTCCTGCCCCGAGGCAAAGCCGGCTCCAATCATTGTGCCGACTACGGCGATCGCTATTGCCAATTCCCTCCAAAAGATCGGGACCACCCTCCCCCATCCTTTGTATATTAATATGCTGGTGCGAGGGAGCAGTAGTATAAAAAGGAGGAAATTGGCATATACTCTAGGCACAAGGTCTCAAGGGAGGTAAGGTATGGCTCCGTTACCTTTTTTTACACAGCATCAAGAAACGATACCTGCACCTAAAATAAAATTCTATTATCAAGACCCCATGGCAGTGGAGAAATTAAGCCAAACCCTGGCCGCCCACCTTAAAGAGCGCGATCCCGAAGGCAGCTGCCCCCTGGTCGTCGTTTGTATCGGTACCGATCGCTCGACGGGTGACTGTCTGGGACCCCTGGTAGGCACCCACCTCCTGCGTATGCCCGACCTGCCCTGTGCAGTCTATGGAACCCTGGATGAGCCGGTCCATGCCAGCAACCTGACGGAAAAACTGGCTTATATCAAAGCCAACCATGCCAATCCTATAATCATCGCCGTCGATGCCTGCCTGGGCCAGGCCGAAAATGTCGGGGCCATCACCCTCGCCCCAGGAGCATTAAAGCCGGGAGCCGGTGTAAATAAAAATCTCCCGGAGGTGGGAGACATTCACTTTACGGGTATTGTCAACGTCGGCGGTTATATGGAATATTTCGTGCTGCAAAATACCCGCCTTTCCATCGTCATGCGCATGGCCCAACAAATCGCCAATGCCATTTACCAGGGGGTGTGCCTCGCCTATAAACACCGCAGCGTCGCCGTGGCCCGCGGTATCCAATAAAAGGACGGGAAAAGCATAGAATTATACAGGCCGATATCTACTGTAAATCTCTTTAACTTCTTCGTCGCTAACCTCACCAAAATCTTCATAGAACTGGCTGACGGCATAAAAGGGCTCCGGCATGGCGAGGCATATTAAATCATCTACCAGCCCACGCAGGCGCGCGGCAGTTTCCGGCGGTGCCACCGGTACGGCCAAAACTAATATTCCCGGTTTTTCTTTCCTTACGGCCCGCAGGGCGGCTTCCATGGTCAATCCGGTGGCAATTCCATCGTCAACTACTATAACAACCCTGCCGCTGATGTCCGGCATGACCGCACCGCCGCGATAAACTTCCATCCGCCTTTTAATTTCGTCTATTTCCCGCCAAATCAGCCTCTGCAAATCTGCCGGTTTAATTCTCAGGGCTTCCATAAGCTTCGTGTTGTATATTATCGTGCCGTCGGGCATCACTGCCGCCGCCGCCAATTCAGGATTGCCGGGAATACCCACTTTCCGGGGAATGATTAAATCAAGCTCCCCCGCCAAAGCGGCAACGATCGGGGCGGCAACAACCACTCCGCCCCTGGGAACGGCCAGCACCAGGGGACGCCGGCCTCGATATTCCTCCAGGGCCTGAGAAAGCCGTCTGCCGGCTTCCCCGCGATTTTTAAAAATCACGGCACCATCCCCTTAATAAATTGTACTGTTAAAATTTTCCCCCGTCGGCGGCAGGATATACACCGCATTATACGGCCACTTTATCCGGGTTTATCAGCCCCATGGCCATGGCCAGGGCCTTTTCCTCCTCTTCACTCAACCGATAATTAGATCTACCGTTGTGGATCGGCTTAATAAATACCCGTGTCTCGTCGCGGGCATATAGGCTGGAGAGGATAAAACCATGACCCTCGCGGTTCAAGATGGCCAGGGCAAAACTCAAATCACTTCCTGTGTCAGGAAAGGCGTTAAAGCGCACCAACCCTATGCGGCTGAAACT belongs to Moorella humiferrea and includes:
- a CDS encoding phosphoribosyltransferase translates to MIFKNRGEAGRRLSQALEEYRGRRPLVLAVPRGGVVVAAPIVAALAGELDLIIPRKVGIPGNPELAAAAVMPDGTIIYNTKLMEALRIKPADLQRLIWREIDEIKRRMEVYRGGAVMPDISGRVVIVVDDGIATGLTMEAALRAVRKEKPGILVLAVPVAPPETAARLRGLVDDLICLAMPEPFYAVSQFYEDFGEVSDEEVKEIYSRYRPV
- the yyaC gene encoding spore protease YyaC encodes the protein MAPLPFFTQHQETIPAPKIKFYYQDPMAVEKLSQTLAAHLKERDPEGSCPLVVVCIGTDRSTGDCLGPLVGTHLLRMPDLPCAVYGTLDEPVHASNLTEKLAYIKANHANPIIIAVDACLGQAENVGAITLAPGALKPGAGVNKNLPEVGDIHFTGIVNVGGYMEYFVLQNTRLSIVMRMAQQIANAIYQGVCLAYKHRSVAVARGIQ